One region of Actinomycetes bacterium genomic DNA includes:
- the murI gene encoding glutamate racemase, with amino-acid sequence MGLTADAPIGIFDSGVGGLTVVRTVIDQLPNESVLYVGDTKNGPYGPRPIPEVRGIALDVMDYLVTEGVKALVIACNSASSAVLRDARERYDVPVIEVIHPAVRRAAAVTKNNRVGVIGTRATIESQAYNDAFAAAPHLELTSQACPEFVELVESGVTSGDEVLTVAREYLAPLQQADVDTLVLGCTHYPLLTGALSVVMGPEVTLISSAEETGKDVYRVLLAEDLLRPASGQPPEHRFVATGDPEPFDRLVQRFLGPVVAAVPRSLNPVQG; translated from the coding sequence ATGGGCCTGACCGCGGATGCGCCTATCGGCATCTTTGATTCCGGCGTGGGCGGGCTGACCGTCGTTCGGACAGTCATTGATCAGTTACCTAACGAGTCGGTGCTGTACGTGGGCGATACCAAGAATGGTCCCTACGGCCCCCGTCCGATTCCGGAAGTGCGTGGCATCGCGCTCGACGTGATGGACTATCTGGTCACTGAAGGTGTCAAAGCGCTCGTCATCGCCTGTAACTCGGCGTCATCGGCAGTCCTGCGTGATGCCCGGGAACGCTACGACGTACCAGTTATTGAAGTGATTCATCCGGCGGTGCGACGAGCAGCAGCGGTCACCAAGAACAATCGAGTCGGAGTCATCGGCACCCGGGCGACCATCGAGTCGCAGGCATACAACGATGCATTCGCGGCCGCCCCGCATCTGGAACTCACCAGTCAGGCGTGTCCCGAGTTCGTGGAACTAGTGGAGTCTGGCGTCACCAGTGGCGATGAGGTGCTCACGGTGGCGCGAGAATATTTGGCGCCATTGCAGCAGGCGGACGTGGACACGCTCGTACTCGGTTGCACCCACTATCCACTGCTCACCGGTGCACTGTCGGTGGTGATGGGTCCGGAGGTCACCTTGATCAGTAGTGCCGAGGAAACGGGTAAAGATGTCTACCGCGTGTTGCTGGCTGAGGATTTGCTGCGACCAGCCAGCGGTCAGCCTCCTGAGCATCGGTTTGTCGCCACCGGCGATCCGGAACCATTTGATCGGCTGGTGCAGCGGTTCCTGGGGCCGGTCGTGGCTGCAGTGCCGCGCAGTCTGAATCCGGTGCAGGGGTAG
- the clpS gene encoding ATP-dependent Clp protease adapter ClpS — protein MRRSPNGPGTTTSSPITLVRIRFTKSDCGRFGAGGGIITPSWHHGAVTAVPEAIEEVEEDLRTDRPWVTVVWNDPVNLMDYVTHVFMTHFGYPKEKATELMLAVHNEGRAAVSNGSREEMERDVEAMHGFGLWATLVKDD, from the coding sequence ATGCGGCGATCACCGAACGGGCCAGGTACCACGACGTCCTCGCCGATCACGTTGGTGCGAATCCGTTTCACTAAATCCGATTGCGGGAGGTTCGGCGCCGGAGGAGGGATCATAACCCCATCATGGCACCATGGGGCAGTGACTGCGGTACCCGAAGCAATCGAGGAGGTCGAGGAAGACCTCCGTACCGACCGACCCTGGGTGACGGTCGTGTGGAACGATCCGGTCAATCTGATGGATTACGTGACCCATGTCTTTATGACCCACTTTGGCTATCCGAAGGAAAAGGCCACCGAGTTGATGCTGGCGGTGCACAACGAGGGCCGGGCGGCGGTGAGCAACGGCAGCCGGGAAGAGATGGAGCGGGATGTCGAGGCGATGCACGGCTTTGGCTTATGGGCCACCTTGGTGAAAGACGACTGA
- a CDS encoding DUF2017 domain-containing protein — translation MFGSNKRGFYRTRGSLRLGLTPQEAVLLISLIDSMAELLGPTTEPTGDPLEQLQNLGEQAAPPADPALLRLFPDAYRDDEDAAADFRRYTESGLRRLKADRLVVTRVVLAELTTPEVSEDRPAVTDITRDKIPALLGALNDMRLVLGSRLDITDDEQEVTKFWDPDDPRRQQFEIYQWLTWLQATFLDAIAK, via the coding sequence ATGTTTGGTAGCAACAAGCGCGGGTTCTACCGCACCCGAGGATCACTTCGATTGGGGCTGACCCCGCAAGAGGCGGTGTTGTTGATCAGCCTGATCGACTCCATGGCCGAACTGCTGGGACCCACCACTGAGCCCACCGGCGATCCGCTCGAGCAGTTGCAAAATCTCGGTGAGCAGGCGGCACCGCCGGCAGATCCGGCGCTGTTGCGACTATTCCCAGATGCCTATCGCGATGATGAGGACGCGGCGGCTGATTTTCGCCGGTATACCGAGAGCGGTCTGCGCAGGCTGAAAGCCGATCGGCTCGTTGTCACCCGAGTGGTGTTGGCTGAGTTGACTACCCCAGAGGTGTCGGAGGATCGACCAGCAGTAACTGACATCACTCGGGACAAAATTCCTGCATTGTTGGGCGCCCTGAACGATATGCGGCTGGTGCTAGGTAGCCGGCTCGACATTACCGATGATGAGCAAGAGGTTACTAAGTTTTGGGATCCGGATGACCCGCGGCGTCAACAGTTTGAGATATATCAATGGCTGACCTGGCTGCAGGCAACGTTCCTCGATGCCATCGCGAAATAG
- a CDS encoding aminotransferase class V-fold PLP-dependent enzyme, whose amino-acid sequence MIPPPAPNLPQSDLVKRIRTNVIGEDVVVPGPFGDRRITYADYTASGRGLSLIEEVIQRRVLPAYANTHTESSGTGLQTTRLREEARGIIHDAVGADEDYAVIFAGSGCTGAIDRLIGILNLRIPADLDGRYGFSNQIPAAERPVVFIGPYEHHSNELPWRESIADVVAIAETPDGHIDPESLTEALDKYADRPLKIGAFSAASNVTGILTDCDGISRLLHEHGALAVWDYAAAAPYVKIRAAAPASDQLAGKDAIVLSPHKFIGGPGTPGVLVIRRELLSNSVPAVVGGGTVRFVNPDEHEYLANPEEREEAGTPAIVESIRAGLVFKLKESVGTDTIERLEADWTRRAISTWREHSQIDILGNPDTDRLSIVSFVVRSPTDRFLHHNFIVAVLNDLFGIQARGGCSCAGPYGHRLLGIDLDTSHEFEREISSGCEGIKPGWTRVNFNYFLSEDMFRFIVDAVSMTASLGYRLLPFYQFDPESGLWRHREGRADPPLSLTDVTFTDDGVSLPPDLPRAPVSVLADYLAEGQELLASLPDPEGSHIDDLLSVDFESLRWFELPRESLLTGP is encoded by the coding sequence ATGATCCCTCCTCCGGCGCCGAACCTCCCGCAATCGGATTTAGTGAAACGGATTCGCACCAACGTGATCGGCGAGGACGTCGTGGTACCTGGCCCGTTCGGTGATCGCCGCATTACCTATGCCGACTACACCGCGAGTGGTCGCGGCCTGTCGCTGATCGAGGAGGTGATCCAGCGCCGGGTGTTACCGGCCTACGCGAATACCCACACCGAAAGCAGCGGAACCGGATTGCAGACCACCCGGCTGCGAGAGGAAGCGCGGGGCATCATTCATGACGCCGTGGGGGCGGATGAGGACTATGCAGTCATTTTTGCTGGCTCGGGGTGCACCGGAGCTATTGATCGGTTGATCGGAATCCTCAACCTACGCATCCCCGCCGATCTCGATGGGCGCTATGGCTTCAGCAACCAAATCCCCGCGGCGGAACGGCCCGTGGTGTTCATCGGACCGTACGAACACCACAGCAATGAGTTGCCGTGGCGAGAAAGCATCGCCGATGTCGTGGCGATTGCCGAGACCCCGGACGGACACATCGACCCCGAATCGTTGACCGAGGCCTTGGATAAGTACGCGGATCGGCCGCTCAAGATTGGCGCCTTTAGCGCTGCCAGCAATGTCACCGGGATCCTCACCGACTGCGACGGCATCTCTCGACTGCTGCATGAACACGGCGCACTGGCGGTCTGGGACTACGCGGCAGCTGCTCCTTATGTCAAGATTCGGGCTGCGGCACCTGCCAGCGATCAACTGGCGGGCAAGGATGCCATCGTGCTGTCACCACATAAATTCATCGGTGGCCCCGGCACACCCGGCGTGCTGGTGATTCGTCGGGAGCTGTTGTCGAACTCGGTTCCGGCAGTCGTCGGTGGTGGCACAGTGCGTTTCGTCAACCCCGATGAGCACGAGTATCTGGCGAACCCCGAAGAACGGGAGGAAGCTGGCACGCCGGCGATCGTTGAGTCCATCAGGGCGGGTTTGGTGTTCAAACTCAAGGAGTCGGTAGGGACCGACACTATTGAACGGCTGGAAGCGGATTGGACCAGACGCGCGATCAGCACCTGGCGCGAACATTCGCAGATCGACATTCTCGGCAACCCCGATACCGATCGGTTATCCATCGTGTCTTTCGTGGTGCGGTCACCTACAGACCGGTTCCTGCACCACAACTTTATCGTCGCGGTGCTCAACGATCTCTTTGGTATCCAGGCACGCGGTGGTTGCTCCTGTGCCGGACCCTACGGCCATCGGCTCTTGGGGATCGACCTCGATACCAGCCACGAATTCGAGCGGGAGATCTCCAGCGGCTGTGAGGGCATCAAGCCCGGCTGGACTCGAGTCAACTTCAACTACTTCTTATCGGAAGACATGTTTCGGTTCATCGTCGATGCGGTCTCGATGACGGCATCATTGGGCTATCGGCTGCTGCCCTTCTATCAGTTCGACCCCGAATCGGGACTCTGGCGTCACCGGGAAGGCCGAGCCGATCCACCACTGAGTTTGACCGACGTCACCTTTACTGACGACGGAGTATCGCTACCGCCCGATCTGCCCCGAGCACCGGTCTCGGTCCTCGCTGACTACCTTGCGGAAGGCCAGGAACTCTTGGCCAGCCTCCCCGATCCGGAAGGCAGTCACATCGACGACCTACTCAGCGTGGACTTCGAGTCATTGCGGTGGTTTGAGCTGCCCCGCGAGTCGCTACTCACTGGCCCGTAG
- a CDS encoding MoaD/ThiS family protein: MPVTVEIPTILRTLTDDQRAVEVSGSDVAGVLAAVNGQYSGFAERVIEDGQLRKFINVYLNDEDVRFLAGLATDVADGDVVTILPAVAGG; this comes from the coding sequence ATGCCGGTTACCGTAGAAATTCCGACGATCTTGCGCACCCTAACCGATGATCAGCGCGCCGTGGAGGTCAGTGGTAGCGATGTTGCTGGGGTGCTGGCGGCCGTAAACGGCCAGTACAGCGGTTTCGCTGAACGAGTGATCGAAGACGGCCAGCTCCGCAAATTCATCAACGTGTACCTCAACGATGAGGACGTTCGGTTCCTGGCTGGCCTGGCCACCGATGTCGCTGACGGCGACGTCGTCACCATTCTGCCTGCTGTGGCTGGCGGCTGA
- a CDS encoding cysteine synthase, whose protein sequence is MRFASLIDSVGGTPLVGLPRLSPAPDVRLWAKLEDRNPTGSVKDRPALAMIAEAEASGALQPGQTILEPTSGNTGISLAMAAKLKGYRLVAVMPENTSPERTQLLNMWGAEVIYSSPVGGSNEAVRHAKELAKENPDWVMLYQYGNDANWRSHYETTGPELLADLPEITHFVAGLGTTGTLMGAGRFLKEQKPGVVIAAAEPRYGELVYGLRNLDEGFVPELYDETVLDSRVSVGPQDAVRRTRELLAQEGIFAGISTGAILHASLILARRAIKAGQAADIAFIVCDAGWKYLSTGAYTEDLDAVEESLEGQVWA, encoded by the coding sequence ATGCGCTTCGCCTCGCTGATCGATTCAGTGGGGGGCACCCCGTTAGTTGGGCTGCCCCGACTATCGCCTGCACCAGACGTTCGGTTGTGGGCCAAGCTAGAGGATCGTAATCCCACGGGTTCGGTGAAGGATCGACCTGCGTTGGCCATGATTGCGGAAGCCGAAGCAAGCGGCGCCCTGCAGCCTGGCCAAACCATCTTGGAACCCACTAGTGGCAACACCGGTATTTCGCTAGCAATGGCTGCCAAGTTAAAGGGCTACCGGTTGGTGGCGGTGATGCCGGAGAATACGTCACCGGAGCGCACCCAGTTGTTGAATATGTGGGGTGCGGAGGTCATCTACAGCTCTCCGGTGGGTGGTTCAAACGAGGCAGTCCGGCACGCCAAGGAACTAGCGAAAGAAAACCCAGACTGGGTGATGCTCTACCAGTATGGCAACGACGCAAACTGGCGCTCGCACTACGAGACTACGGGACCAGAGTTGCTGGCTGACCTGCCGGAAATCACGCACTTTGTGGCCGGACTGGGCACCACGGGGACGTTGATGGGTGCCGGGCGCTTTCTGAAGGAGCAAAAACCGGGTGTCGTCATTGCCGCCGCCGAGCCCCGCTACGGGGAGTTGGTCTACGGCCTGCGCAACCTTGACGAGGGCTTCGTGCCCGAGTTGTACGACGAAACGGTGTTGGATTCTCGCGTCTCAGTGGGTCCGCAGGATGCGGTGCGCCGGACGAGAGAGTTGTTGGCGCAGGAGGGAATCTTCGCCGGTATCTCCACCGGTGCCATTCTGCACGCCTCCTTGATTTTGGCGCGGCGGGCGATCAAGGCCGGGCAAGCAGCCGACATCGCGTTCATCGTCTGTGATGCTGGTTGGAAGTATCTGTCCACCGGCGCCTACACCGAAGATCTGGATGCGGTGGAAGAGTCGTTGGAGGGGCAGGTATGGGCCTGA
- a CDS encoding M67 family metallopeptidase — MASQDPAAAAGVLRLPRSIADEIIAHAQRDHPDEACGVVAGPAGSDKPERFIPMLNAARSMTFYEFDSLDLLKLYREMDKLGEEPVVIYHSHTATAAYPSQTDVSYANEPEAHYVLVSTRESGNDPGPVEFRSFRIRAGVVTEEKVEFC; from the coding sequence ATGGCCAGTCAGGATCCAGCAGCCGCAGCTGGAGTGCTGCGGCTACCGCGGTCAATTGCTGACGAGATCATTGCCCACGCCCAGCGCGACCATCCGGATGAGGCCTGTGGGGTTGTGGCTGGCCCGGCTGGCTCCGACAAACCAGAGCGGTTCATTCCGATGTTGAATGCCGCCCGATCCATGACTTTCTACGAGTTCGACAGTCTCGACTTGCTCAAGTTGTACCGAGAGATGGACAAGCTAGGCGAGGAGCCCGTGGTGATCTACCACTCCCATACCGCCACGGCGGCCTATCCTTCGCAAACCGATGTCTCCTACGCGAATGAGCCGGAAGCCCACTACGTGCTGGTGTCGACTCGGGAGTCGGGCAACGATCCGGGTCCAGTGGAATTTCGTTCTTTTCGGATCAGAGCCGGAGTTGTCACCGAGGAGAAGGTGGAATTCTGTTGA